In Desulfobotulus pelophilus, the following proteins share a genomic window:
- a CDS encoding (Fe-S)-binding protein, translated as MGDLKRLHSLLKEIDDMLASCMRCGMCQSVCPVFGQTLNEGDVARGKIALLDGLSQQLISDAQGVQCKLENCLLCGSCSANCPSGVKATDIFLKARAALTEYNGLSAVKKAIFRGTLTHPGLFNRLIDVGARFQGLMTRKANAYHGTSCAPMLSSILGNRHIVPLADRAFRKTHPFLDTPAGSSGLKVAFYPGCLVDKMYTGIGDAVIKVLRHHGVGIYLPENQGCCGMPSLASGDTKSFEKLVSHNLETFSGSHFDVLVTPCATCTATLKKVWPMMAENLGMKDQARIEAFSRKVMDINQFLVDKVGVRPKDALGDTAVTFHDPCHLGKSLGVFSQPRALIQASGKYRIKEMKDANTCCGSGGSFNLQHYETSTEIGQKKRNNIVATEAPIVATGCPACMMQITDMLSSKGDNVRVKHSIELYAEGL; from the coding sequence ATGGGGGATCTGAAACGTTTGCATTCCTTGCTCAAGGAAATCGACGATATGCTGGCCAGCTGCATGCGTTGCGGCATGTGCCAGTCCGTATGCCCGGTATTCGGGCAGACCCTGAATGAAGGAGACGTGGCCCGGGGTAAGATTGCCCTTCTGGACGGTCTCAGCCAGCAGCTCATCAGCGATGCGCAAGGGGTACAGTGCAAGCTGGAAAACTGCCTTCTCTGCGGATCCTGTTCCGCCAACTGTCCCAGCGGGGTCAAAGCCACGGACATCTTCCTTAAGGCCAGAGCTGCCCTGACGGAATACAACGGACTGTCAGCCGTTAAAAAAGCGATTTTCCGGGGTACACTTACTCACCCCGGACTCTTTAACAGACTCATTGATGTGGGGGCCCGTTTTCAGGGACTCATGACCCGAAAGGCCAACGCCTATCATGGGACTTCCTGTGCACCCATGCTTTCCTCCATACTCGGCAACCGCCACATAGTTCCTCTGGCTGACCGGGCCTTTCGTAAAACCCACCCTTTTCTGGATACACCGGCAGGTTCTTCCGGGCTGAAAGTGGCCTTTTATCCCGGATGTCTTGTGGACAAAATGTACACCGGCATCGGGGATGCCGTGATCAAGGTTCTCCGACATCACGGCGTCGGCATTTATCTGCCTGAAAATCAGGGCTGCTGCGGCATGCCATCTTTGGCTTCCGGGGATACAAAATCCTTTGAAAAACTGGTCAGCCATAACCTTGAGACCTTTTCCGGAAGCCATTTTGATGTGCTGGTCACTCCCTGTGCCACCTGTACTGCCACACTGAAAAAGGTCTGGCCCATGATGGCAGAAAACCTCGGCATGAAGGATCAGGCCCGCATTGAAGCCTTCAGCAGAAAAGTCATGGACATCAATCAGTTCCTGGTGGACAAGGTGGGGGTACGGCCCAAAGATGCCCTGGGAGACACGGCTGTTACTTTCCATGACCCCTGCCATCTCGGTAAATCCCTGGGCGTCTTCTCCCAGCCCAGAGCCCTGATTCAGGCCAGTGGCAAGTACCGAATCAAGGAAATGAAAGACGCCAATACCTGCTGCGGCTCCGGCGGCAGCTTCAATCTCCAGCACTATGAGACATCCACAGAAATCGGACAGAAAAAACGCAATAACATCGTCGCAACGGAGGCTCCCATTGTTGCCACCGGTTGCCCTGCCTGCATGATGCAGATCACGGATATGCTTTCCTCTAAAGGAGATAATGTCCGCGTCAAACACAGCATCGAGCTTTATGCCGAAGGGCTGTAA